TTAAACCTTAACTTATTGACATTGATCTGCCGACATGCAGGGAAAAACAATTGATTGAGTTTTCAACATTTGTAAAAAGCATTGAAACTGCACAAAAGAATCATCAATTATAAATAAATCAAAAATCGTTAATCGGTGTTCGATATTCGACATTCAAAAAAAGGTATAAGAAAAGGCCCAAAAGATAAAAAAAAATAAAACCACATTAAAACACAGTTTATTCAAACCAATAGTTATATTAGAGCAATTAGGTCAATTAAAAAAAAATAAGAAACCAAAATAATATATGTTTACCTTATTTAAGAAAGAAATTAATAACTTTTTCAGTTCGCTTATTGGATACCTTGTAATTATTATTTTTCTACTTACAAACAGTTTGTTTTTATGGATATTCCCCGGGAATATGAATGTGCTTGATACAGCTTATGCAAATATCGACACATTATTTTTTATTGCACCCTGGGTATTTTTATTTTTAGTTCCTGCTGTAACAATGCGTTTGTTTGCTGATGAAAAAAAATCGGGTACTATTGAATTACTTCTAACAAAACCATTATCTGATCTTAAAATAATTATTTCAAAATATTTTGCAGGACTTGTTATTGTAATATTTTCATTAGTTCCATCGTTAATATATTTTTTATCAGTTTATTTACTTGGAAATCCTACAGGTAATATGGATGTTGGTGGAACATGGGGTTCTTTTATCGGCTTATTTTTTCTGGCAAGCATTTATGTTTCAATAGGTGTGTTTTCTTCATCTATAACCGAAAATCAGATTATATCATTTTTAACAGCTTTGATATTATCATTTTTCTTTTATATTGGTTTTGAAGCTATTGGTTCACTTAATATAATTGAAAATTTAAACGATATATTTATTTATCTTAGTATTAATGTTCATTATCGTTCAATGAGTCGTGGTGTAATTGATTCAAGAGACTTGATATATTTTATTAGTTTAATATTTGTTTTTATACTATTTACGAAAATAGTACTTGAAAGCCGAAAATGGTGATTTATAATATGCTCTGAAAACAATTTGATTATTTAATTAATGAAAAGAAAAGAAGTTAAAAAACAAAATATATATCAGCTATTATTAGCCATAATAATTATTGTTTTAATTAATTATGTTTCATCATTTAAATTTTTCAGAATTGATCTTACATCTGAAAAAAGATATACTATATCAGAATCAACAAAAGAATTACTGAAAAATTTAGAAGATGTTATTTTTATACAAATCTATCTTGATGGCGACCTTCCTTATGGCTTTAAAAGATTACAGAAAGCTTCAAAAGAAATTATAGATGAATTCAGAATATATGCA
This window of the Bacteroidales bacterium genome carries:
- the gldF gene encoding gliding motility-associated ABC transporter permease subunit GldF, translated to MFTLFKKEINNFFSSLIGYLVIIIFLLTNSLFLWIFPGNMNVLDTAYANIDTLFFIAPWVFLFLVPAVTMRLFADEKKSGTIELLLTKPLSDLKIIISKYFAGLVIVIFSLVPSLIYFLSVYLLGNPTGNMDVGGTWGSFIGLFFLASIYVSIGVFSSSITENQIISFLTALILSFFFYIGFEAIGSLNIIENLNDIFIYLSINVHYRSMSRGVIDSRDLIYFISLIFVFILFTKIVLESRKW